A single Clostridium taeniosporum DNA region contains:
- a CDS encoding GNAT family N-acetyltransferase: protein MIITVSEKNIQEAAKIHSISWKDSHIDFCSKDFIEKHNTENQIMYIRNEIKLGKIMYILIENYPVGIVSVHDNVIENLYVLPNEQGNGYGTKLLLFAISKCKNEPILWILNNNKRAYKLYSKYGFKKTGNINILSESISEIEMKKSQS, encoded by the coding sequence ATGATAATAACGGTATCAGAGAAAAATATTCAAGAAGCAGCAAAAATTCACTCAATATCATGGAAAGATTCACATATAGATTTTTGTAGTAAAGATTTTATTGAAAAACATAATACTGAAAATCAGATTATGTACATACGTAATGAAATTAAACTTGGAAAAATTATGTATATATTAATAGAAAATTATCCCGTTGGAATTGTTTCAGTACATGATAATGTTATTGAAAATCTATATGTATTGCCAAATGAACAAGGTAATGGATATGGAACTAAATTATTATTATTTGCAATTAGTAAATGTAAAAATGAACCTATATTATGGATATTGAATAATAATAAAAGGGCATACAAACTATATTCAAAATATGGGTTTAAAAAAACAGGTAATATTAATATTTTATCTGAAAGTATATCAGAAATAGAGATGAAAAAAAGTCAAAGCTAA
- a CDS encoding NUDIX hydrolase, translated as MKKDILFKTDDFIFSYRVAGVLIHDNKILLQKPVNDDGYSLIGGHVTIKETTEQTLIREFKEEIHAEISIVSLFAIGEIFFPWNKKPCHQISLYYKIQLSELNSIPADGNFRGYDEIGNERIDIDFCWIPLEKLKEIKVYPQELISYILEDKNEMIHFISSQL; from the coding sequence ATGAAAAAAGATATTTTATTTAAAACAGATGATTTTATATTTTCATACCGTGTAGCGGGAGTTTTAATACATGACAATAAAATATTATTGCAAAAACCAGTGAATGATGATGGCTATTCATTGATTGGAGGTCATGTAACAATAAAAGAGACAACAGAACAAACTTTAATAAGAGAATTCAAAGAAGAAATACATGCAGAAATAAGTATTGTTAGTCTATTTGCAATAGGAGAAATATTTTTCCCATGGAATAAAAAGCCATGTCATCAAATTAGTTTATACTATAAAATTCAGTTAAGTGAATTAAATTCTATACCGGCTGATGGAAACTTCAGAGGATATGATGAAATAGGAAACGAAAGAATAGATATAGATTTTTGTTGGATTCCATTAGAAAAATTAAAAGAAATAAAAGTATACCCACAAGAATTAATTTCATATATCTTGGAAGATAAAAATGAAATGATTCATTTTATAAGTAGCCAATTATAA
- a CDS encoding radical SAM protein codes for MEIKEQVIQVKDYLTKSNLPASDYVINPYIGCPHACKYCYACFMKRFTGHKEKWGTFVDIKECDKPISLKRLQNKSVFLSSVTDCYNPFEEKYKVTRKVLKQLVDIECSIGISTKSKLILRDLDLLKKCKDLKVSISINTLDEDLNLRGEYKSKILDYIKWNYPNLYNEYEKIYLKGEKKYWIDLSVEIENYCNENGIKYINYFYHKELVKDKLKQIK; via the coding sequence ATGGAGATAAAAGAACAAGTAATACAAGTTAAAGATTATTTAACGAAATCTAATTTACCTGCAAGTGATTATGTCATAAATCCTTATATTGGTTGTCCCCATGCTTGTAAATACTGCTATGCTTGTTTCATGAAGCGATTTACAGGACATAAAGAAAAATGGGGAACATTTGTTGATATCAAAGAGTGTGATAAGCCTATAAGTTTGAAAAGGTTGCAAAATAAATCTGTTTTTCTTTCTTCTGTAACAGATTGTTATAATCCTTTTGAAGAAAAATATAAGGTTACAAGAAAAGTATTAAAACAATTAGTAGATATAGAGTGCTCCATTGGAATTTCTACAAAATCTAAACTTATTCTAAGAGATCTTGATTTATTAAAAAAATGTAAGGATTTAAAAGTATCTATATCTATAAATACATTGGATGAAGATTTAAATTTAAGAGGGGAATACAAGTCAAAAATATTAGACTATATTAAATGGAACTATCCAAACTTATACAATGAATATGAAAAAATATATCTTAAAGGTGAAAAAAAATATTGGATAGATTTATCTGTAGAAATAGAAAATTATTGCAATGAAAATGGCATAAAATATATCAATTATTTTTATCATAAAGAATTAGTTAAAGATAAACTAAAGCAAATTAAATAA
- a CDS encoding metallophosphoesterase has product MIKKTSGKIIVLLSTTMFLISFIFFCIWQNNSITISKYDYVNSKIPHDFNNFTIAHISDLHNKMFGKNQVKLLNKVKSISPDIIVITGDLIDRRKYDLDTAIKFVSGAVKIAPVYYVSGNHEAWSGKFPLIKEKLMDMGVYILDDKAFKLSKGSGSIHLLGLSDPDFLTSNYMDGTDTSKMGEQLTKWSTDKSFKILLSHRPELFDLYFQNNIDLIFTGHAHGGQFRIPGIGGVIAPDQGIFPKYTSGSYNKGISTMFVSRGLGNSIFPIRIFNRPEIVQVTLKVQ; this is encoded by the coding sequence ATGATAAAAAAAACGTCAGGAAAAATAATTGTTTTATTATCTACTACAATGTTTCTTATTAGCTTTATATTTTTTTGTATTTGGCAAAATAATAGCATCACTATTTCAAAATATGATTATGTAAATTCTAAGATACCACATGATTTTAATAATTTTACCATAGCTCATATTTCTGATTTGCATAATAAAATGTTTGGAAAAAATCAAGTTAAGCTATTAAATAAAGTTAAAAGCATTTCTCCAGATATAATTGTTATTACAGGTGATTTAATAGATAGACGTAAATATGATTTAGATACTGCTATAAAGTTTGTTTCAGGTGCCGTAAAAATAGCTCCTGTATATTATGTTTCAGGTAATCATGAGGCTTGGTCTGGAAAATTTCCTTTAATAAAAGAAAAATTAATGGATATGGGTGTTTATATTCTTGATGATAAAGCATTTAAACTGTCAAAGGGTAGCGGTTCAATACATCTCTTGGGTTTATCTGATCCAGATTTTCTTACATCTAACTATATGGATGGTACAGATACCAGTAAAATGGGGGAACAATTAACCAAATGGTCAACTGATAAAAGTTTTAAAATCTTACTTTCTCATAGGCCTGAACTCTTTGATTTATATTTTCAAAACAATATAGACTTAATTTTTACAGGACATGCACATGGAGGACAATTTAGAATTCCTGGCATAGGGGGAGTAATTGCTCCTGATCAAGGAATATTTCCTAAGTATACAAGTGGAAGCTACAATAAAGGGATATCTACAATGTTTGTAAGCAGAGGACTAGGTAATAGTATTTTTCCCATAAGAATTTTTAATAGACCAGAAATTGTTCAAGTAACATTAAAAGTACAATAA
- a CDS encoding cupin domain-containing protein gives MNNYRMYPSDYYPDTSSDDQYHICNNNWDYPSPHFKGVPYNTLFDDTECSLRSDSSQLEMDNNKLVLKDYGPNPLVINIDKATKQNNNFRTGLWTGEHLQVTLMSIDVGDDIGLEIHPDVDQFIRIEEGQGLVKMGRSKEKLDFQANAYDDFAIMIPAGMWHNVINTGNKPLKVYAIYAPPEHPRDIVNVTKPIE, from the coding sequence ATGAATAATTATAGAATGTATCCATCGGATTATTATCCTGATACATCAAGTGATGACCAATACCACATATGTAATAATAATTGGGACTATCCTAGTCCTCATTTTAAAGGAGTCCCATATAATACACTTTTTGATGATACAGAATGTAGCTTAAGATCTGATTCTTCACAATTAGAAATGGACAATAATAAACTTGTATTAAAAGACTATGGTCCTAATCCTTTAGTAATTAATATTGATAAAGCTACAAAACAAAACAATAATTTTCGTACTGGTTTATGGACAGGAGAGCATTTGCAAGTTACTTTGATGAGTATCGATGTTGGTGATGACATTGGTTTAGAAATTCATCCAGATGTTGATCAGTTCATACGTATTGAAGAAGGACAGGGACTTGTTAAAATGGGAAGAAGTAAAGAAAAGCTAGATTTCCAAGCAAATGCCTATGATGACTTTGCAATCATGATACCTGCTGGTATGTGGCACAATGTTATAAATACAGGTAATAAACCACTTAAAGTATATGCTATATATGCACCACCTGAGCATCCTCGTGATATAGTTAATGTGACTAAACCAATTGAATAA
- a CDS encoding alpha/beta fold hydrolase gives MKILTNADDDYAWNNSQAALKEWSTNSEQILVHGAGHAIYHTKPDVINNEILKLIEN, from the coding sequence ATGAAAATACTAACAAATGCAGATGATGATTATGCATGGAATAACAGTCAAGCAGCATTAAAAGAGTGGTCAACAAATAGTGAACAGATATTAGTGCATGGTGCAGGACACGCTATATATCACACAAAACCTGATGTGATAAATAATGAAATATTAAAATTAATAGAAAATTAA